The Castor canadensis chromosome 8, mCasCan1.hap1v2, whole genome shotgun sequence genome contains a region encoding:
- the LOC109675472 gene encoding olfactory receptor 8S1-like, translating into MAWRNHSTVTEFILFGLSADPHIETLLFVLFLGIYLLTMMGNLMLLLVIRADSHLHTPMYFFLSNLSFLDLCFSSVTVPKLLKDLLSEKKTISVEGCLTQVFFVFVTAGTEAFLLSAMAYDRYVAICHPLLYGQIMSNELCVKLVLVSWGLASLHSVVIVLLAANLDFCEAQTIHHYTCELPSLFPLSCSDISINIDIFICSILLHGLGTSLPVFFSYACIVSTVLTMSSTMGRSKAFNTCSSHLIAVMLFFGSGLVRYLMPTSGSSLDLLSSLQYSAVTPMLNPLIYSLKKKLVKAAVKRTLGKCLHNFRLTNKDREG; encoded by the coding sequence ATGGCCTGGAGGAACCACAGCACCGTCACTGAGTTTATTCTCTTCGGGTTGTCTGCTGACCCCCACATCGAGACTCTGCTCTTTGTGCTGTTCCTGGGGATTTACCTCCTGACTATGATGGGGAACCTGATGCTGCTGCTGGTGATCAGAGctgactcccacctccacacccccatgtacttcttcttgAGCAACCTCTCATTCCTGGATCTCTGCTTCTCTTCTGTCACAGTGCCCAAACTTCTGAAGGACCTCCTATCTGAGAAGAAAACCATCTCAGTAGAAGGCTGCTTGACTCAGGTCTTCTTTGTGTTTGTCACTGCAGGGACTGAAGCCTTTCTTCTTTCAGCCATGGCTTATGACCGCTATGTCGCCATCTGCCACCCACTGCTCTATGGCCAGATAATGAGCAATGAGCTCTGTGTGAAGCTGGTACTGGTGTCATGGGGCCTGGCCTCTCTTCATTCAGTAGTCATTGTGCTCTTGGCTGCTAATCTGGACTTCTGTGAGGCCCAAACCATACACCACTATACCTGTGAGctgccctccctctttcctctgtcCTGCTCTGATATCTCAATCAATATTGACATCTTTATCTGTTCCATCTTGTTGCATGGGCTTGGAACCTCTCTACCAGTCTTCTTCTCTTATGCTTGTATTGTATCTACAGTCCTGACCATGAGCTCTACCATGGGCAGAAGCAAGGCATTTAATACCTGCTCCTCTCACCTTATTGCCGTCATGCTGTTCTTTGGGTCAGGTTTGGTTCGCTATCTTATGCCCACCTCTGGATCGTCCCTGGATTTGCTCTCCTCCTTACAGTACAGTGCAGTCACACCCATGCTGAACCCCCTCATCTACAGCCTGAAGAAGAAGTTGGTGAAGGCGGCTGTGAAGAGAACTTTGGGGAAATGTCTACATAATTTCAGGTTAACAAACAAGGACAGAGAAGGGTAA